Proteins encoded by one window of Bactrocera oleae isolate idBacOlea1 chromosome 4, idBacOlea1, whole genome shotgun sequence:
- the LOC138855657 gene encoding uncharacterized protein → MSARQFRLNGESFQLNLSNTINQLPTNMSLMNAVMERQSNNYEPNQKFQNFVTPHIDGVSTEDSQLLAPKRKASEREAFNSQNDEPNNPDEPLNLAIKRRHLNPPAVSKSEAVNFLSHAVDVPNDNSPFPAMLCEVTYDNDEGMETVPPNRNKRKISLTNNPIQEEPISLTNYTNYCVVNLEYTNTNKTPDAPIDFSRKVEKESAAIATATAIAVEKTFNVVPEISTNSDSISFGGTIHKIFSTSYDQMKQIELYKIEHKITSKQREPDDDVYMELGPKGTMVPFNELKKIDWTDALEATHDLLSLVFPLHVLETHGLSRRFTLLELDDDCKSRPRLDDNKFYDIQYYVTEKTEMSYDAFAYIVARRLLKLAKAKGYNPIEIS, encoded by the coding sequence ATGAGTGCGAGACAATTTCGTCTGAATGGCGAAagctttcaattaaatttatcaaataCAATAAATCAACTCCCGACCAATATGTCTTTGATGAATGCAGTTATGGAAAGACAATCGAATAATTATGAACcgaaccaaaaatttcaaaattttgtaacaCCACATATAGATGGTGTATCCACAGAGGATTCTCAGTTGCTAGCGCCAAAGCGAAAAGCTTCAGAACGCGAGGCATTCAATTCACAAAATGACGAACCAAACAACCCTGACGAACCTCTAAATTTGGCAATAAAAAGACGACATCTCAATCCGCCAGCAGTTAGTAAAAGTGAGGCTGTCAATTTCTTAAGTCATGCAGTTGACGTTCCCAATGACAATTCACCTTTCCCTGCTATGCTTTGTGAGGTTACGTATGACAATGACGAGGGGATGGAAACAGTGCCACCCAACCGAAATAAACGTAAGATATCACTGACCAATAACCCTATTCAGGAAGAGCCAATTAGCTTAACAAACTACACGAATTATTGCGTCGTCAATTTGGAATACACGAACACTAACAAAACGCCCGATGCACCAATAGACTTTAGCAGGAAGGTAGAAAAAGAGTCAGCAGCAATAGCGACAGCCACAGCCATCGCAGTTGAAAAAACGTTTAATGTCGTCCCAGAAATTTCCACCAACAGCGATAGCATTAGCTTCGGAGGcactatacataaaatattcagcACATCATATGACCAAATGAAACAGATCGAGCTCTACAAAATAGAGCACAAGATTACATCAAAACAACGAGAGCCAGACGATGATGTCTATATGGAACTAGGACCGAAAGGTACAATGGTACCATTTAATGAATTGAAGAAAATTGATTGGACAGACGCCCTGGAAGCGACACACGATTTGCTCTCTCTTGTATTTCCATTGCACGTACTTGAGACACATGGGCTTAGCCGCAGATTTACGCTACTGGAACTTGACGATGATTGCAAAAGCCGACCCCGTTTGGACGATAACAAATTTTACGACATCCAGTACTACGTTACGGAAAAGACTGAGATGAGCTATGACGCTTTTGCATACATTGTCGCAAGGAGACTTTTGAAATTAGCCAAAGCAAAAGGATACAATCCCATCGAAATATCGTAA